In the genome of Cryptomeria japonica chromosome 8, Sugi_1.0, whole genome shotgun sequence, one region contains:
- the LOC131046786 gene encoding ethylene-response factor C3-like, with protein sequence MIAAQEVSLCNEIGSGGTFDSAEDAAMVYDRSALSIRGPRAILNFPIFTSCFSEENESIDGGCHITEEEKEESTCAYSERFVIELEDMGVDYLEEILLTSERITASWFSGLQERLIS encoded by the coding sequence ATGATTGCTGCTCAAGAAGTGAGTCTCTGCAATGAAATTGGCTCAGGGGGAACATTTGACAGTGCAGAGGACGCAGCCATGGTTTATGACAGGTCTGCTCTCAGCATTAGAGGCCCCAGAGCCATTCTCAACTTTCCCATATTCACTTCCTGTTTCAGTGAAGAGAACGAATCTATTGATGGTGGATGCCATATtacagaggaagagaaagaagaaagtaCATGTGCATACAGTGAGAGATTTGTGATAGAGTTGGAGGATATGGGAGTGGATTATTTGGAAGAAATTCTTCTCACTAGTGAAAGAATAACTGCTTCCTGGTTCTCTGGTCTACAGGAGCGGCTAATTTCTTAG